ATTTGAATCGGGTTCGGTCATTGATGCAGTACTGGCATCTGCTGCGTTTCCGGGAATCTTCCAACCTATGGAGATTAATGATGTATTGTATAGTGATGGTGGTATCTTAAATCATTTCCCTGCAGACATCATCCGTGATGAATGCAACTATCTGGTGGGTATGCATTTGAGTCCAAATAAGATTCTTAAAAACGAAGATTTAGATTCTACCAGAGATATTTTAGCACGTACTGTAGATATTCAAGGCTCAGAGGCCGAAGTCAAAAAATTAGAAATATGTGATGTCGCATTATTCCCGGAACAACTTAGAAATTACGCGACATTTGACACCAAAGAAGAAAAGATCATGGAGATGTTTAAACTGGGTTATGCTTATGCAGAAAAACATGAAGCCCAACTCACACAAATGTTGTCGCGATGAAAAAGGCAAAAGCGTGTCCATGTGGCAGCCATATCCATTATTCGAAATGTTGTGGCCCAATACATCAAGATATTAACCTGGCCGTTACCGCAGAACAATTAATGCGTTCCAGATACACGGCATATACACTGGCGGATGGAGATTATTTAATGAAAAGTCATTATTCTAAAACCCGACCTGTTCAGGATAAGGCAGAAATTGTGAGTTGGTCAAAATCCGTACTCTGGATACGTCTCGTAATTTTAAATTCGACCAAAGGACAGGAAAATGATACATCCGGAACTGTAGAATTTAAAGCCTATTTTATGAGTCAGGGTGAAGTGGATGTGATCCATGAAAACTCTGAATTCATTAAAGAAAATGGACACTGGGTATACGTGGATATGGTTTAGATTTTGAAAATACTTCGTTTATCGGAAAATTAAACCGGTTCATCGGATTTCCATATGTAAACATGTAATATGAATGTTGATTTGTAGATGTAAATCATCAATCACATAAACACCAAAACATGTCTATATTTTACTTTTTTCGCAATCTCTTACTACTAGTTTTATTTCCAATAGTATTCTCTAATTCCTCAAATGCCCAAATGAATGTACTATTTGCAGATACGTTGGAACAAGCCCTTCAACAATTTGCCAATCAAAACAATATGGAAGGTGTCGCAAGTGCCGTGGTTTTCCCTGATGGGACCACATGGTCGGGAGCAACCGGAAGTTATGGGGCCAAAACACTTCATACCAATTTATTATTTGATATTGGAAGTAATACCAAAACAATGATTTCCACCATAATCATGATGATGGAAGAAGAAGGTAAACTATCCATTAATGATACACTTTACAAATACATCAGCCCGATACCACATGTGCCAAATTCGATTAGTTTAAAGCTTTTACTTAATCATCGTAGTGGGATAGCCAATTATACAGAACATCCGGATTTTATTGATACGCTGTTTGCTGATCCCAACTTTTTTTGGCATCCTGATACGATCTTAAAGCACTTCACATTTACACCCAAATTTCCAGCTGGAACATCATATGATTACTCCAATACCAATTACATTTTATTGGGCAAAGTCATTGAAGCTGTAGAGGGATTACCATTGAATCAGGTTATACATAACAGAATATTCATTCCACTTCAAATGAATCAATCCTATCTCGAATCGTACGATACGTACACATTGGAAAAAACCGGAGCTTATATGAGCCCTGGTAATTACTGGGACTCAAAGTTTAATGCGTTATTTAGCTCTGCCTGGGCGGCAGGAGCGGTTGTTTCTACCCCTGATGATTTTGCATGGTGGTGTTATAAACTGTTTAGAGGAGATATTTTAACTCCATTGTCATTGAATAGAATGAAAATTGGGACACAGTTAGGTGGATATACATACGGCTTAGGAATAGAAAGCACCATCTATAAAGGGAGAGAATATTACCTACATGGTGGCACTACTATGCAAAATAGTGAAATGCATTATAGCGTGGAAAGTGATTTTAGTGTCGTGGTTATGAATTTGGATCAAGGATTTATCACACAAACCGTAAATCTTCAACACACTTTAATTGATTTATTAGAATATATTGCAGATCAACCTCTTTCCATCGAAGAAAAAAAAACGACTTACACATTAAGGGCATTTCCAAACCCTGGTAATTCAGTGGTTACAATAGAATTTCCCGATGAAATACAACAGGAGCAAATTACAATAGAAGTATATGATTTGATGGGGAAATTGATATTTCAAAAAGAGACCAGAGACCAAAAAGTAATTTTAAATAAGGTAGATTTTGGAGCCGGAGTATTCTTGATAAAAACCTTTAGCGAAAGCACATTGTTTGAAACCAAGACAGTAGTTTTTAATTAAATTTCGGCCCTTATACATTTCATTTAATGAAACCGCAATATCAAATAGACCGTACCTGGAAAGAAGAGAATAAATCCTATATCAATTGGATTTTAGGAGTCTTTATACTCTTTAGTTTATTTGATATTGTCGTTTACTTCTTAAACGATTTGAGTATTGGCGAAGCATTTGATTTAAATGCTTTTATCATGGGCTTAAATCTACTGATCATTCCTTTAGCTGCCGTAAATTTCATCTATATATTCAAAAAGAAGTTATATCCATATTGTCGCACACCCATCCAATTGATTCTGGTACAAACTATAGGTTTGATTATTGGTGTCATTGTAGGTACAGCGATCGTAGAATATACCAGTCATTTAGTTGGAGTAGTGGATGATGATTATATTGGTTTAGGTTCGTATCAAATGTCTGTTGTCATGTCCAACTTCGTTACAAATATCTTATTTGGGTTGATGTTAGGACTCCCATTATTCTTTAAACAATCGCATGAACACATGTTAAAACAAACATTGATTCAAAAGGAGAACGAACTCAACAAAGCTTATCAACTTAAAATTCAGTCTGAATTAGAAGCCATCCAGGCCAAAATCAATCCTCACTTTCTGTACAATTCATTGAATTCCATCGTGAGCTTGATCCATATCAATCCTGATAAAGCCGAAAAAATGGTTTTATCGCTCTCTGATTTATTCAGATATAGCATCAATTCGGGAGGAGGTAATTTTTCCACCATAAAAAGGGAAATTGAATTGGTACGCGCATATTTAGAGATTGAATATGTACGTTTTCAAGATCAATTGCGGTTTGAGATTATCGTAGACCCACTAATCCAACAGATTCAGATTCCTAAGTTTTTAATTCAACCATTAATTGAAAATGCCATTAAACACGGTACTTCGAAGATTGAAAATGGACAAATCAAATTAGAAATTAAGCAATTGGATCAGGATTTACATATTTCGGTATTTGACAATGGGCCTGCATTCCCAGAGTTTCCTGAATCAGGATATGGATTAAAGAGTACGGTTGATAAACTGGAACTTTTATATGCAAATGCGTATAGTTTTCAAATCTTGAATCAACCTGAAAAGAAAATTCACATTCAACTAAAAAACA
This genomic interval from bacterium SCSIO 12643 contains the following:
- a CDS encoding patatin-like phospholipase family protein: MKHQIGLALSGGGVKGVVHAGMIHFFDEIGFKPSIISGTSAGAVVGLLYATGHSGEEILHFFLTEKPFSTSFWKGDRGLIETRKIRQIFSKYIVYDDFGRLKCDFKPVATNMLNGTSKVFESGSVIDAVLASAAFPGIFQPMEINDVLYSDGGILNHFPADIIRDECNYLVGMHLSPNKILKNEDLDSTRDILARTVDIQGSEAEVKKLEICDVALFPEQLRNYATFDTKEEKIMEMFKLGYAYAEKHEAQLTQMLSR
- a CDS encoding serine hydrolase, with the protein product MNVLFADTLEQALQQFANQNNMEGVASAVVFPDGTTWSGATGSYGAKTLHTNLLFDIGSNTKTMISTIIMMMEEEGKLSINDTLYKYISPIPHVPNSISLKLLLNHRSGIANYTEHPDFIDTLFADPNFFWHPDTILKHFTFTPKFPAGTSYDYSNTNYILLGKVIEAVEGLPLNQVIHNRIFIPLQMNQSYLESYDTYTLEKTGAYMSPGNYWDSKFNALFSSAWAAGAVVSTPDDFAWWCYKLFRGDILTPLSLNRMKIGTQLGGYTYGLGIESTIYKGREYYLHGGTTMQNSEMHYSVESDFSVVVMNLDQGFITQTVNLQHTLIDLLEYIADQPLSIEEKKTTYTLRAFPNPGNSVVTIEFPDEIQQEQITIEVYDLMGKLIFQKETRDQKVILNKVDFGAGVFLIKTFSESTLFETKTVVFN
- a CDS encoding Sec-C motif domain protein — encoded protein: MKKAKACPCGSHIHYSKCCGPIHQDINLAVTAEQLMRSRYTAYTLADGDYLMKSHYSKTRPVQDKAEIVSWSKSVLWIRLVILNSTKGQENDTSGTVEFKAYFMSQGEVDVIHENSEFIKENGHWVYVDMV
- a CDS encoding histidine kinase, with protein sequence MKPQYQIDRTWKEENKSYINWILGVFILFSLFDIVVYFLNDLSIGEAFDLNAFIMGLNLLIIPLAAVNFIYIFKKKLYPYCRTPIQLILVQTIGLIIGVIVGTAIVEYTSHLVGVVDDDYIGLGSYQMSVVMSNFVTNILFGLMLGLPLFFKQSHEHMLKQTLIQKENELNKAYQLKIQSELEAIQAKINPHFLYNSLNSIVSLIHINPDKAEKMVLSLSDLFRYSINSGGGNFSTIKREIELVRAYLEIEYVRFQDQLRFEIIVDPLIQQIQIPKFLIQPLIENAIKHGTSKIENGQIKLEIKQLDQDLHISVFDNGPAFPEFPESGYGLKSTVDKLELLYANAYSFQILNQPEKKIHIQLKNIFN